A single window of Ananas comosus cultivar F153 linkage group 24, ASM154086v1, whole genome shotgun sequence DNA harbors:
- the LOC109728852 gene encoding protein WUSCHEL-like: MEPYQYNAHHDQETAPPIPNTIGMGMGMGIGIGGGAGGGGGGLINSSKYSGSSSSSASSSSMVCRQSSTRWIPTSEQIRILRDLYYNCGIRSPTSEQIQRISATLRRYGKIEGKNVFYWFQNHKARERQKKRLSVDPNAAATPSHNKPVTAAAAAVSVSSPCVSPGVYGVGQILENSVYEGSMIRERSFREYCCMTGGVAVEGGDVIIGEERESNDNASWVGVDTAAADADAVAVTTAQWMHYCPDRQAAASAAREIETLPLFPTCSSSGGGVLNGEEEEQEEEQEAYGGGANWTEQYMQASLCHNHGHGHSAASLELTLSSYYGSPPPGSM; the protein is encoded by the exons ATGGAGCCCTATCAATACAACGCGCACCATGACCAAGAAACTGCTCCTCCCATCCCCAACACCAttggaatgggaatgggaatGGGAATTGGAATAGGCGGcggagcaggaggaggaggaggaggtctgATCAACAGCAGCAAGtacagcggcagcagcagcagcagtgccagcagcagcagcatggtGTGCCGGCAGTCGAGCACGCGGTGGATTCCGACGAGCGAGCAGATACGCATCCTGCGCGACCTCTACTACAACTGCGGCATCCGGTCGCCGACGTCGGAGCAGATCCAGCGCATCTCCGCCACGCTCCGCCGATACGGCAAGATCGAGGGCAAGAACGTCTTCTACTGGTTCCAGAACCACAAGGCCCGCGAGCGCCAGAAGAAGCGCCTCTCCGTCGACCCCAATGCCGCCGCCACACCCTCCCACAACAAACCCGtcaccgctgccgccgctgccgttA gtGTTTCTAGTCCCTGTGTTTCTCCGGGGGTGTACGGTGTGGGACAGATACTGGAAAACAGTGTATATGAGGGTTCTATGATCAGAGAAAGGAGCTTCAGA GAATACTGCTGCATGACTGGAGGAGTAGCAGTAGAGGGAGGAGATGTGATCataggagaagaaagagagagcaatGACAATGCATCATGGGTGGGAGTAGACACTGCCGCAGCTGACGCTGACGCTGTCGCTGTCACGACAGCGCAGTGGATGCACTACTGCCCCGACCGTCAGGCAGCAGCGTCCGCCGCTCGAGAGATCGAAACCCTTCCCCTCTTCCCGACTTgcagcagcagcggcggtgGCGTCCTgaacggcgaagaagaagaacaagaagaagagcaGGAAGCATACGGCGGCGGCGCCAATTGGACCGAGCAATACATGCAGGCTAGCTTATGCCACAACCACGGCCACGGCCACAGCGCAGCCTCATTGGAGCTCACACTCAGCTCCTACTACGGCTCTCCTCCTCCTGGATCCATGTGA